A region from the Candidatus Tenderia electrophaga genome encodes:
- a CDS encoding transcriptional regulator, whose protein sequence is MAEIEDRWLSVDEIGKYLGVSSDTVYRWIDKHAMPAHRMGRLWKFKKDEVDEWVKAGGAADKSRQDQAE, encoded by the coding sequence ATGGCCGAGATAGAAGACCGCTGGTTATCAGTAGACGAGATAGGCAAGTACCTCGGTGTCAGCAGTGACACCGTCTACCGCTGGATCGACAAGCATGCGATGCCCGCCCATCGCATGGGCCGTCTTTGGAAGTTCAAGAAAGACGAGGTTGACGAGTGGGTGAAGGCTGGCGGTGCGGCGGACAAGAGCAGACAGGATCAAGCTGAATGA
- the smpB gene encoding SsrA-binding protein (binds to ssrA RNA (tmRNA) and is required for its successful binding to ribosomes; also appears to function in the trans-translation step by promoting accommodation of tmRNA into the ribosomal A site; SmpB protects the tmRNA from RNase R degradation in Caulobacter crescentus; both the tmRNA and SmpB are regulated in cell cycle-dependent manner; functions in release of stalled ribosomes from damaged mRNAs and targeting proteins for degradation) yields MAKKPKKQDKKPSSTIALNKKAKHEFFIEDKFEAGIALEGWEVKSLRAGRVQMRDSHVFVKNGEAFMVNVLITPLQTVSTHVTPTQNRTRKLLLNRREIDRLVGAVERQGYTIVPIALYWKNNRVKVEIGLAKGKQSHDKRATLKERDWAREKQRILKRG; encoded by the coding sequence ATGGCAAAAAAACCTAAAAAACAGGATAAAAAACCCTCTTCCACCATCGCCCTCAATAAAAAGGCCAAGCACGAGTTTTTCATCGAAGATAAATTCGAGGCCGGCATCGCGTTGGAGGGTTGGGAAGTCAAGAGCCTGCGCGCCGGGCGGGTGCAGATGCGTGACAGCCACGTCTTCGTCAAAAACGGCGAGGCCTTCATGGTGAATGTGCTGATCACCCCCCTGCAGACCGTTTCCACCCATGTCACGCCGACCCAAAACCGTACCCGCAAGCTGCTACTCAACCGGCGCGAGATAGATCGCCTCGTCGGCGCGGTGGAGCGCCAGGGCTACACCATCGTGCCCATCGCCCTCTACTGGAAAAACAACCGGGTCAAGGTCGAAATCGGCCTGGCCAAGGGCAAACAAAGCCATGACAAGCGCGCCACCCTCAAGGAACGCGACTGGGCGCGCGAGAAACAGCGCATTCTCAAACGCGGCTGA
- a CDS encoding transporter — MAQRRSSMHGQWSSRWVFVLAATGSAVGLGNIWKFPYITGENGGGAFVLVYLVCIAGIGIPIMMAEVLLGRRGRQSPINTMATLAREAKHSPHWKYLGWSGVLAGFLILSYYSVIAGWALSYVFRAASGRFTDASADEVGAIFNNLLASPESLLAWHTIFMVMTMVVVARGVRHGLEKAIRFLMPALFMLLLIMVGYALNTGYFDEGLAFLFDADFSSLSGDSVLIAMGHAFFTLSLGMGAIMIYGSYVPEKASIAGTTFMIAGADTLVALVAGMAIFPIVFANGLEPGQGPGLIFVTLPIAFGQMPGGLFFGTLFFVLVVFAAWSSAISLIEPAITWLVENKGMKRATASIGAGIVTWFVGLGTVLSFNLWSGYTLFDKTFFDLLDYLTANIMLPLGGLFIAVFAGWIMTREATQDELRMRDHVGYRLWRFLVRYVTPAAVIVVFLEATGLLGWLMTVLER, encoded by the coding sequence ATGGCACAACGGCGTAGCAGCATGCACGGGCAGTGGTCATCGCGCTGGGTGTTTGTCCTGGCGGCCACCGGCTCGGCCGTGGGGCTGGGGAATATCTGGAAATTTCCTTATATCACCGGTGAGAACGGCGGGGGTGCCTTCGTCTTGGTGTATCTGGTGTGCATCGCCGGCATCGGCATTCCCATCATGATGGCCGAAGTGCTGCTGGGACGGCGCGGTCGCCAGAGTCCGATCAATACCATGGCCACTCTGGCGCGGGAGGCCAAACACAGTCCGCACTGGAAATACCTGGGTTGGTCCGGTGTGCTGGCGGGGTTTTTGATTCTCTCGTATTACAGCGTGATCGCCGGGTGGGCGCTGTCTTATGTGTTTCGTGCGGCTTCCGGTCGATTCACTGACGCCTCGGCCGACGAGGTGGGCGCCATTTTCAATAATCTGTTGGCCTCGCCCGAAAGTCTGTTGGCCTGGCACACCATATTCATGGTGATGACCATGGTGGTGGTGGCGCGGGGGGTGCGCCACGGCCTGGAAAAGGCGATTCGTTTTCTCATGCCGGCCCTGTTCATGTTGTTGCTCATCATGGTGGGCTATGCCCTCAACACCGGTTATTTCGACGAGGGGCTGGCATTTCTGTTTGATGCCGATTTCTCCAGCCTCAGCGGCGATAGCGTTCTCATCGCCATGGGGCATGCCTTTTTCACCCTCAGCCTGGGCATGGGCGCGATTATGATTTACGGGTCCTATGTGCCGGAAAAGGCCTCCATTGCCGGGACCACTTTCATGATCGCCGGGGCCGATACCCTGGTGGCGCTGGTGGCGGGCATGGCCATCTTCCCCATCGTCTTCGCCAACGGCCTGGAGCCGGGGCAGGGGCCGGGACTGATCTTCGTCACCCTGCCCATCGCCTTCGGCCAGATGCCCGGCGGTCTGTTCTTCGGCACCCTGTTTTTTGTGTTGGTGGTGTTCGCCGCGTGGAGCTCGGCGATTTCACTGATCGAGCCCGCCATCACCTGGCTGGTGGAAAACAAGGGCATGAAGCGCGCCACAGCCAGTATCGGCGCCGGCATCGTGACCTGGTTCGTGGGGCTGGGGACGGTGTTGTCGTTCAACCTCTGGTCCGGCTACACCTTGTTCGACAAGACCTTTTTCGACTTGCTCGACTACCTCACCGCCAATATCATGTTGCCCCTGGGGGGCTTGTTCATCGCGGTTTTCGCCGGTTGGATCATGACCCGGGAAGCGACGCAGGATGAACTGCGCATGCGTGATCACGTCGGTTATCGGCTGTGGCGCTTTCTGGTACGTTATGTGACCCCTGCGGCGGTGATAGTTGTGTTTCTCGAAGCCACCGGTTTGCTGGGTTGGCTGATGACAGTATTGGAACGTTGA
- a CDS encoding cyclase yields the protein MKTINRNALVPYSAAEMFALVDDIESYQDFLPWCSSSKVLSRDEDLVRGAIRLSKGGIEKSFTTANRIQKNKMIEMRLEEGPFHHLEGFWHFDALDEQACKISLLMEFEFSSKLLGLTIGPVFNQIANSMVDAFVKRAADVYGKR from the coding sequence ATGAAGACCATTAACCGTAACGCCCTTGTGCCCTATTCCGCGGCGGAGATGTTCGCCCTGGTGGACGATATCGAGTCCTATCAGGATTTTCTGCCCTGGTGCAGCTCCAGCAAGGTGCTGAGCCGGGACGAGGACCTGGTGCGCGGCGCCATCCGGCTGAGTAAGGGCGGCATCGAGAAGTCATTCACCACGGCGAATCGCATCCAAAAAAATAAAATGATCGAAATGCGTCTGGAGGAGGGACCGTTTCATCATCTGGAAGGCTTCTGGCACTTCGATGCCTTGGATGAGCAGGCCTGCAAGATCTCGCTGCTGATGGAGTTTGAGTTTTCCAGCAAATTACTGGGTCTGACCATCGGTCCCGTCTTTAATCAAATCGCCAACAGCATGGTGGATGCCTTTGTCAAACGAGCGGCCGATGTCTATGGAAAACGATAA
- a CDS encoding Fur family transcriptional regulator, with product MVQTQELKKAGLKATVPRLKILEILEAHKDQHMRAEDVYKALLDSNEDIGLATVYRVLTQFEAAGLVERHHFEGGHSVFELDQGEHHDHMLCISCGRVDEFVDDTIEERQKAIAKKAGYKITNHSLHIYGVCPECQKKEAEGN from the coding sequence TTGGTGCAGACACAAGAATTAAAAAAGGCGGGGCTGAAGGCGACCGTGCCCCGGCTCAAGATTCTGGAAATCCTGGAGGCGCACAAGGATCAACACATGCGCGCCGAGGATGTCTACAAGGCCCTGCTGGACAGTAACGAAGACATCGGCCTGGCCACCGTCTACCGGGTATTGACCCAGTTCGAAGCCGCCGGCCTGGTGGAGCGTCATCACTTCGAGGGCGGCCATTCGGTGTTCGAGCTGGACCAGGGCGAGCATCACGATCATATGCTGTGCATCTCCTGCGGCCGGGTGGATGAGTTTGTCGATGACACCATCGAGGAGCGCCAAAAGGCGATCGCCAAGAAGGCCGGCTACAAGATCACCAATCACAGCCTGCATATCTATGGCGTGTGTCCCGAGTGCCAGAAGAAGGAAGCCGAGGGTAACTAG
- a CDS encoding DNA repair protein RecN yields MLTQIYIRNFAIIDQLELELESGMSVMTGETGAGKSILVDALGLVLGDRAESDVVRHGAERAEICAYFDLAHLSTVRDWLARHDLDASEECVLRRVISAAGRSRGYINGSPAPLQLMKELGEMLVDIHGQHQHQSLLKPGVQRLLLDDYADHKALVEQVRTLQRRWQEASEKLEALRDNARAKDARLELLRYHVKELEALDLDEGELEQLDEEQRRLANGGKLLEQCGAALEALYERDEGNALQLINQHLAELEALRRLDPQLAAVCDLLSEAAIQIQEGCGELRHYVDRLELDPERLTWVEQRLGSIHDLARKHHVDPEALPELLSQFSAELQQLENVDIELETLEREIEQLRRDYSDSAAQLGQKRRKAAAKLAKQATTIIQALGMPAGKFSIALTPRDTTTPHRHGLETVCFEVSANPGQPAKALAKVASGGELSRIALAIQVLLSNSQRIPTLIFDEVDTGIGGAVAETVGRQLRTLGKSHQVLCVTHLPQVAALGHHHFQVSKQIDKGSTRTGIARLDERARQDEIARMLGGVEITHQTRAHAEEMINRAATA; encoded by the coding sequence ATGCTGACCCAGATCTATATCCGCAACTTCGCCATTATCGACCAACTCGAACTCGAGTTGGAGTCGGGCATGAGCGTCATGACCGGCGAAACCGGGGCCGGCAAATCCATCCTGGTGGACGCCCTGGGCCTGGTGCTGGGCGACCGCGCCGAGAGTGACGTGGTTCGCCACGGCGCCGAGCGCGCCGAAATCTGCGCCTATTTCGACCTCGCCCATCTCAGCACGGTGCGCGATTGGCTCGCCCGCCATGACCTGGACGCCAGCGAAGAATGCGTGCTGCGCCGGGTCATTTCCGCCGCAGGCCGTTCACGCGGCTATATCAACGGCAGCCCGGCCCCGCTGCAACTGATGAAGGAGTTGGGCGAAATGCTGGTGGATATCCACGGCCAGCATCAGCACCAATCCCTGCTCAAACCCGGCGTCCAACGCCTGCTACTGGACGATTACGCGGATCACAAGGCGCTGGTGGAGCAGGTCCGCACACTGCAGCGGCGCTGGCAAGAGGCCAGCGAAAAGCTGGAGGCGCTGCGCGACAACGCACGCGCAAAAGACGCCCGCCTGGAACTGCTGCGCTATCACGTAAAGGAACTGGAGGCCCTCGACCTGGATGAGGGTGAACTGGAACAACTCGATGAAGAACAACGCCGCCTGGCTAACGGCGGCAAACTACTGGAGCAATGCGGCGCGGCCCTGGAGGCCCTCTACGAGCGCGACGAAGGCAATGCCCTGCAGCTGATCAACCAGCACCTCGCCGAACTGGAGGCGCTGCGCCGGCTCGATCCGCAATTGGCAGCGGTGTGCGACCTGCTCAGCGAGGCCGCCATCCAGATTCAGGAAGGCTGCGGCGAACTGCGCCACTACGTCGACCGCCTGGAGCTGGACCCGGAGCGCCTGACCTGGGTGGAGCAGCGCCTGGGCAGCATCCACGACCTGGCCCGCAAACACCATGTCGACCCCGAGGCCCTGCCCGAACTGCTGAGCCAATTCAGCGCCGAACTGCAGCAGCTGGAAAATGTGGACATCGAACTGGAAACCTTGGAACGCGAAATCGAACAGTTACGCCGCGACTATAGCGACAGCGCTGCCCAACTGGGCCAGAAGCGCCGCAAGGCGGCCGCCAAGCTGGCCAAACAGGCCACGACCATCATTCAGGCGCTGGGCATGCCGGCGGGCAAATTCAGCATCGCCCTGACGCCGCGCGACACCACCACGCCGCATCGCCACGGCCTGGAGACGGTCTGCTTCGAAGTCAGCGCCAATCCCGGCCAGCCGGCCAAGGCGCTGGCGAAAGTCGCCTCGGGCGGCGAGCTGTCGCGCATCGCCCTGGCCATCCAGGTATTGCTCAGCAACAGCCAACGCATCCCCACCCTGATCTTCGACGAGGTGGACACCGGCATCGGCGGCGCCGTGGCGGAAACCGTCGGCCGCCAGCTGCGCACCCTGGGCAAGAGCCACCAGGTGCTGTGCGTCACCCACCTGCCGCAGGTGGCGGCGCTCGGCCATCATCACTTTCAGGTCAGCAAGCAGATCGACAAGGGCAGCACCCGCACCGGCATCGCACGGCTTGACGAGCGGGCGCGCCAGGACGAAATCGCGCGCATGCTGGGTGGGGTGGAGATCACCCATCAGACCCGCGCCCATGCCGAGGAAATGATCAACCGTGCCGCCACGGCATGA
- a CDS encoding HrcA family transcriptional regulator — protein sequence MAIEGLNERSQHLLRTLIETYIQQGQPVGSRSLAHDSGLDISAATVRNVMADLEALGLIVSPHTSAGRIPTAKGYRLFVDSLLQVKPLQSAEVKRIEHELQGASLHNTEMLISRASGLLSDVTRLAGVVMVPNQGGMSLQHIEFMPLSGKRVLAILVISSTDVRNVIIDAGRDYAKSELEQIANYLNAAFAGKGLRAVRETLLREMRETKADMDAVMQSAIEMADKVFSGSEGGDGDYVMAGQTNLMEVSELSQVERLRRLFEAFNEKRDILYLLDNSMQAKGVKIFIGEESGYQVLDECSVVTAPYEVDGQCLGVLGVIGPTRMAYERVIPIVDVTAKLLGYALNRR from the coding sequence ATGGCGATAGAAGGTCTCAATGAGCGTTCCCAGCACCTGCTTCGCACGCTGATCGAGACCTATATCCAGCAGGGTCAGCCGGTGGGTTCGCGCAGCCTGGCGCATGACTCAGGACTCGACATCAGTGCGGCCACGGTGCGCAATGTGATGGCTGACCTGGAAGCACTGGGCCTGATCGTCTCGCCCCATACCTCCGCCGGTCGCATTCCCACCGCCAAGGGCTATCGTCTGTTCGTTGACAGCCTGCTCCAGGTCAAACCGCTGCAGTCCGCCGAGGTGAAACGTATCGAGCACGAGTTGCAGGGCGCGTCGCTGCACAATACCGAGATGTTGATCAGCCGCGCCTCTGGCCTGCTGTCCGATGTCACCCGCCTGGCCGGGGTGGTGATGGTGCCCAACCAGGGCGGCATGTCGCTGCAGCACATCGAGTTTATGCCCTTGTCGGGCAAGCGGGTGCTGGCCATCCTGGTGATCAGCTCCACCGATGTGCGCAATGTGATCATCGATGCCGGGCGCGACTATGCCAAGTCCGAGCTGGAGCAGATCGCCAACTACCTGAATGCCGCCTTCGCCGGCAAGGGGTTGCGCGCGGTGCGCGAGACCCTGCTCAGGGAAATGCGCGAAACCAAGGCCGACATGGACGCGGTGATGCAGTCGGCCATCGAGATGGCGGACAAGGTGTTTTCCGGCTCCGAAGGCGGGGACGGCGATTACGTCATGGCCGGGCAGACCAATCTGATGGAAGTTTCCGAGCTGTCTCAGGTGGAGCGGTTGCGCCGGTTGTTCGAGGCCTTCAATGAAAAACGCGACATACTTTATCTGCTCGACAACTCGATGCAGGCCAAGGGCGTCAAGATCTTCATCGGCGAGGAATCCGGCTACCAGGTGCTGGACGAGTGCAGCGTGGTGACCGCCCCCTATGAGGTCGACGGCCAGTGCCTCGGCGTGCTCGGCGTCATCGGCCCCACACGCATGGCCTATGAGCGTGTCATTCCTATCGTGGACGTGACCGCAAAATTGTTGGGTTATGCCTTGAATCGGCGCTAA
- the dnaK gene encoding Fe-S protein assembly chaperone HscA (heat shock protein 70; assists in folding of nascent polypeptide chains; refolding of misfolded proteins; utilizes ATPase activity to help fold; co-chaperones are DnaJ and GrpE; multiple copies in some bacteria), producing MGKIIGIDLGTTNSCVAIMEGGKPRVIENSEGGRTTPSIVAYADDGEVLVGQSAKRQAVTNPQNTLFAIKRLIGRKFKDAEVQKDIKMVPYKIIAADNGDAWVEVNGKKMAAQEISARILMKMKKTAEDYLGEPVTEAVITVPAYFNDSQRQATKDAGKIAGLEVKRIINEPTAAALAYGMDKKGGDRKIAVYDLGGGTFDISIIEIAEIEGEHQIEVLSTNGDTFLGGEDFDLRLIDYLADEFKKENGIDLHNDPLALQRLKEAAEKAKIELSSAQQTDVNLPYITADASGPKHLNIKVTRAKLESLVDELVTRTIGPCRTALKDAGLSASDVDEVILVGGQTRMPKVQDAVKEFFGKEARKDVNPDEAVAVGAAIQGGVLGGDVKDVLLLDVTPLSLGIETLGGVMTKLIDKNTTIPTKASQVFSTADDNQNAVTVHVLQGEREQATANKSLGRFDLADIPPAPRGVPQIEVTFDIDANGILNVSAKDKATGKEQSIVIKASSGLNDEEIEKMVKDAEAHAEEDKKFHELVAARNAADNMIHATTKSMEELGDQVEADEKSRIETAIEALQTAMKGEDKDEIEAKTKDLAEASGKLAERVYAQKGGEQGAGEAQAEAESGGSSSKEDVVDAEFEEVNDDKK from the coding sequence ATGGGTAAAATCATCGGTATAGACCTAGGTACCACTAATTCATGTGTGGCCATCATGGAAGGCGGCAAGCCGCGCGTCATTGAAAACAGTGAAGGCGGTCGCACCACCCCGTCCATCGTCGCCTATGCCGACGACGGTGAGGTGCTGGTGGGGCAGTCGGCCAAGCGCCAGGCGGTCACCAATCCGCAGAATACCCTGTTCGCCATCAAACGCCTGATCGGCCGCAAGTTCAAGGACGCCGAGGTGCAGAAGGACATCAAGATGGTGCCCTACAAGATCATCGCGGCGGACAACGGCGACGCCTGGGTCGAAGTCAACGGCAAAAAGATGGCAGCGCAGGAAATTTCCGCGCGCATTCTTATGAAGATGAAGAAGACCGCCGAAGACTATCTGGGCGAGCCGGTCACCGAAGCGGTGATCACCGTGCCGGCCTACTTCAACGACTCACAGCGCCAGGCCACCAAGGATGCCGGCAAGATCGCCGGGCTGGAGGTCAAGCGCATTATCAATGAGCCCACCGCCGCGGCCCTGGCCTACGGCATGGACAAGAAGGGCGGCGATCGCAAGATTGCGGTCTACGACTTGGGCGGTGGTACCTTTGATATCTCCATTATCGAGATCGCCGAGATCGAAGGCGAGCATCAGATCGAGGTGTTGTCCACCAACGGTGACACCTTCCTGGGTGGTGAGGATTTCGACCTGCGCCTGATTGATTATCTGGCCGACGAATTCAAGAAAGAGAACGGCATTGATCTGCACAATGATCCGCTGGCCCTGCAACGCCTCAAAGAGGCCGCTGAGAAGGCCAAGATCGAGCTGTCCTCGGCGCAGCAGACCGATGTCAATCTGCCCTATATCACCGCCGATGCCTCCGGGCCCAAGCATCTCAACATCAAGGTGACCCGCGCCAAGCTGGAGTCGCTGGTGGATGAGCTGGTGACGCGCACCATCGGACCCTGCCGCACCGCCCTCAAGGACGCCGGTCTGTCGGCTTCCGACGTGGACGAGGTCATCCTGGTAGGTGGCCAGACCCGCATGCCCAAGGTGCAGGACGCGGTGAAGGAATTCTTCGGCAAGGAGGCACGTAAGGACGTCAATCCCGACGAGGCCGTGGCCGTGGGCGCAGCGATCCAAGGCGGTGTCCTGGGCGGCGACGTCAAGGACGTGCTGCTGCTGGACGTTACCCCGCTGAGCCTGGGTATCGAGACCCTGGGCGGCGTCATGACCAAGCTGATCGACAAGAACACCACCATCCCGACCAAGGCATCGCAGGTGTTTTCCACCGCCGACGACAACCAGAACGCGGTGACCGTGCACGTGTTGCAGGGGGAGCGCGAGCAGGCCACGGCCAATAAATCCCTGGGCCGTTTCGACCTGGCCGATATCCCGCCGGCGCCGCGCGGCGTGCCCCAGATCGAGGTCACCTTCGACATCGACGCCAACGGTATCCTCAATGTCTCGGCCAAGGACAAGGCCACCGGCAAGGAGCAGTCCATCGTCATCAAGGCCTCTAGCGGTCTGAATGACGAGGAGATCGAAAAGATGGTCAAGGACGCCGAGGCCCACGCTGAGGAGGATAAGAAGTTCCATGAACTGGTGGCGGCGCGCAACGCGGCGGACAACATGATTCACGCGACCACCAAGTCCATGGAAGAGCTGGGTGACCAGGTCGAGGCCGACGAAAAGTCGCGTATCGAAACTGCCATCGAGGCCTTGCAGACCGCCATGAAGGGTGAGGACAAGGACGAGATCGAGGCCAAGACCAAGGACCTGGCTGAGGCCTCCGGCAAGCTGGCCGAGCGCGTTTATGCCCAGAAGGGCGGTGAGCAGGGCGCCGGCGAGGCCCAAGCCGAGGCCGAGAGTGGCGGTTCGTCATCCAAGGAGGATGTGGTGGATGCCGAGTTCGAGGAAGTCAACGACGACAAGAAGTAG
- a CDS encoding molecular chaperone DnaJ (chaperone Hsp40; co-chaperone with DnaK; Participates actively in the response to hyperosmotic and heat shock by preventing the aggregation of stress-denatured proteins and by disaggregating proteins, also in an autonomous, dnaK-independent fashion) translates to MAKRDYYEVLGVARNASEADVKKAYRRAAQKYHPDRNPDDADALAKFKEAKEAYEILSDAQKRAAYDQFGHAGVDASMGGAGPGAGGFGGGSFSDIFGDVFGDIFGAGRAGGGANVYRGADLRYNLELSLEEAVAGTTVKIRVPTHVTCKTCHGSGAKKGTSPVTCTTCGGRGQVRIQQGFFSLQQTCPQCHGKGNVIKDPCGTCHGQGRVKEQKTLSVKIPAGVDSGDRIRLAGEGEAGENGGPPGDLYVQIKVRPHAIFTREDSDLYCEVPISFTTAVLGGELDVPTLEGRVKLKIPPETQTGKLFRLRGKGVKSVHGGAVGDLLCRIEVETPVNLNRKQKELLEEFERSMEEGKGKHSPRTSNWFDGVKKFFEDMKF, encoded by the coding sequence ATGGCCAAACGAGATTATTACGAAGTACTAGGGGTGGCGCGCAACGCCAGCGAGGCGGATGTTAAAAAGGCCTACCGCCGCGCGGCGCAGAAGTACCATCCCGACCGCAATCCCGACGATGCCGACGCCTTGGCGAAATTCAAGGAGGCCAAGGAGGCCTACGAAATCCTGTCCGATGCCCAGAAGCGTGCCGCCTACGACCAGTTCGGTCATGCCGGGGTGGACGCCTCTATGGGCGGCGCCGGTCCGGGCGCAGGCGGCTTCGGCGGCGGCAGTTTCAGCGATATTTTCGGCGATGTCTTCGGTGACATCTTCGGCGCTGGCCGCGCCGGTGGCGGCGCCAATGTCTATCGCGGCGCCGATCTACGCTACAACCTGGAGCTGAGCCTGGAGGAGGCGGTGGCCGGCACCACGGTCAAGATTCGCGTGCCGACCCATGTGACTTGCAAGACCTGTCACGGCTCCGGTGCCAAGAAGGGCACCAGCCCGGTGACTTGTACCACCTGCGGCGGACGCGGTCAGGTGCGCATCCAGCAGGGCTTTTTCTCGCTGCAGCAGACCTGCCCCCAATGCCACGGTAAGGGCAATGTCATCAAGGATCCTTGCGGCACGTGTCACGGCCAAGGCCGGGTCAAGGAGCAGAAGACCCTGTCGGTGAAGATCCCGGCCGGCGTCGACAGCGGCGATCGTATCCGCTTGGCGGGCGAGGGCGAGGCCGGCGAGAACGGCGGTCCGCCCGGTGATCTCTATGTCCAGATCAAGGTGCGTCCGCATGCCATTTTTACCCGCGAGGACAGCGACCTGTATTGCGAAGTCCCCATCAGTTTCACCACCGCGGTGCTGGGCGGCGAGCTGGATGTGCCGACCTTGGAGGGCCGGGTCAAACTGAAGATCCCGCCCGAGACCCAGACCGGCAAGCTGTTTCGTCTGCGCGGCAAGGGGGTTAAATCGGTGCATGGCGGGGCGGTGGGTGATCTGCTGTGCCGTATCGAGGTGGAGACTCCGGTCAATCTGAACCGCAAGCAAAAAGAGCTGCTGGAAGAATTTGAGCGCTCCATGGAAGAAGGTAAGGGCAAGCATAGCCCGCGTACCAGCAACTGGTTCGATGGGGTAAAGAAGTTTTTCGAAGACATGAAGTTTTAG
- a CDS encoding 4-hydroxy-tetrahydrodipicolinate reductase, giving the protein MTRVAIAGAAGRMGRNLVTACHQHPDLTITAATERPGGAFVGADAGEVAGIGNIGVRLVEDLSSVIDQFDVLIDFSSVEATLKHIEVCSAAGRSLVIGTTGFSDLQKQQIGVAAKDVGIVFAPNMSVGVNLCLKLLDMAARVLGDAVDIEVIEAHHRHKVDAPSGTALRMGEVVAEALGRDLKECAVYGREGQTGARERHTIGFETIRAGDIVGEHTVMFADMGERVEITHKASSRMTFANGAARAAAWLGVKESGLYDMQDVLGLKE; this is encoded by the coding sequence ATGACACGAGTGGCGATCGCCGGTGCCGCCGGCCGTATGGGGCGCAATCTGGTGACGGCCTGTCATCAGCATCCGGATCTAACGATTACCGCAGCCACGGAGCGTCCCGGCGGCGCCTTCGTGGGCGCCGACGCCGGTGAAGTGGCGGGTATCGGTAATATCGGGGTCAGGCTGGTGGAAGACCTGTCCAGTGTGATTGATCAGTTCGATGTCTTGATCGACTTTAGCTCCGTCGAAGCCACCCTGAAGCATATTGAGGTGTGTAGCGCCGCCGGTCGTTCCCTGGTGATCGGCACCACCGGTTTCAGCGATTTGCAAAAACAACAGATCGGCGTGGCGGCCAAGGACGTCGGCATCGTCTTCGCGCCGAATATGAGTGTCGGTGTCAATCTGTGTCTCAAGCTGCTGGATATGGCGGCGCGGGTGTTGGGCGACGCGGTGGATATTGAAGTGATCGAGGCCCACCATCGCCACAAGGTGGATGCGCCCTCCGGCACCGCGCTGCGCATGGGTGAGGTGGTGGCCGAGGCGCTGGGGCGTGACCTAAAAGAGTGCGCCGTCTACGGTCGCGAAGGCCAGACCGGCGCGCGCGAGCGCCACACCATCGGCTTCGAGACCATTCGCGCCGGCGATATCGTCGGCGAACACACGGTGATGTTCGCCGACATGGGCGAACGGGTGGAGATTACCCATAAGGCGTCCAGCCGCATGACCTTTGCCAACGGTGCGGCGCGGGCGGCGGCCTGGCTGGGTGTCAAGGAAAGCGGCTTGTACGACATGCAGGACGTCCTGGGCTTGAAAGAGTGA